A region from the Canis lupus dingo isolate Sandy chromosome 9, ASM325472v2, whole genome shotgun sequence genome encodes:
- the KRT39 gene encoding keratin, type I cytoskeletal 39 yields MDTKGCTTISCSTPQQRCSRITNFQTISSNANCQHSGLEANSRQPTGHVLWAARPTPCFYFTPICLINNVNACLPLDDCGWCGEGINSNEKETMQILNERLANYLEKVRTLEKENAELECKILEECNKEFCVVCPDYMSYYATIEELQQKILCTKAENSRLVSQIDNTKLAADDLRAKYEAEVSVRQLVEADAKGLQQILNALTLAKADLEAQVQSLREELLFLKNKHEEEINSLQSQLGDRLNIEVTAAPSVDLNRVLQEMRCQYESIMETNRREVEQWFNTQMEALNQQVVTSSQQQQCCLKEITELRRTMNALEIELQAQHQMRDSQECILVETEARYTALLAQIQCLVDNIEAQLAEIRCALERQNQEYEILLDVKSRLECEIAIYRSLLESSEVKLLCNPCATKCEPSSKASAMECTALVYNTPSSDSRRTQEPCCAYRVLPRILVKICTITQEIQDGKIISSHEHVQPCFLIRIARV; encoded by the exons ATGGATACTAAAGGCTGTACAACGATTTCTTGTTCAACGCCACAGCAACGCTGCTCTCGGATTACAAATTTTCAGACCATTTCTTCTAACGCTAACTGCCAACACAGTGGTCTTGAAGCCAACAGCCGCCAACCAACTGGCCACGTTCTGTGGGCTGCCAGACCCActccttgtttttatttcacaCCCATCTGCTTAATAAACAACGTCAATGCCTGTCTACCTCTGGATGACTGCGGCTGGTGTGGTGAAGGCATCAACAGTAATGAGAAAGAGACCATGCAAATCTTGAATGAGCGCCTTGCTAACTACCTGGAGAAGGTACGGACCTTGGAAAAAGAGAATGCTGAACTGGAATGCAAAATCCTGGAGGAGTGTAACAAAGAATTCTGTGTTGTATGTCCTGACTACATGTCCTACTACGCTACCATTGAGGAGCTCCAGCAGAAG ATCTTGTGTACCAAGGCTGAGAATTCCAGACTGGTCTCACAAATTGACAACACCAAACTGGCTGCTGATGACTTGAGAGCCAA GTATGAAGCTGAGGTGTCTGTACGCCAGCTGGTGGAGGCTGATGCCAAAGGCCTACAGCAGATTCTGAATGCACTGACCCTGGCCAAGGCTGACCTGGAGGCACAAGTCCAGTCTCTGAGGGAGGAGCTCCTCTTCCTCAAAAACAAGCATGAAGAG gAAATCAACTCCTTACAGAGCCAGCTTGGGGACAGACTCAACATTGAAGTGACTGCTGCCCCTTCTGTTGACCTAAACAGGGTTCTACAAGAAATGAGATGTCAGTATGAGTCCATCATGGAGACAAATCGCAGAGAAGTGGAACAGTGGTTCAACACACAG ATGGAGGCACTGAACCAGCAGGTGGTGACCAGCTCTCAACAGCAGCAGTGCTGCCTGAAGGAGATCACTGAACTGAGACGTACCATGAATGCTCTGGAGATTGAACTGCAGGCCCAGCACCAAATG AGAGATTCCCAAGAATGCATCTTGGTGGAGACAGAGGCCCGCTACACAGCTTTACTGGCCCAGATCCAGTGTCTGGTCGATAACATAGAGGCTCAGCTGGCAGAGATACGGTGTGCCCTGGAAAGACAGAACCAAGAATATGAGATTCTGCTGGACGTCAAGTCCCGGCTGGAGTGTGAGATTGCCATATACCGCAGCCTTCTGGAGAGTTCAGAAgtcaa GCTTCTCTGTAACCCGTGTGCCACCAAATGTGAGCCTTCAAGTAAGGCCAGCGCCATGGAATGCACAGCTCTGGTTTACAATACACCATCCTCAGATTCCCGCAGGACACAGGAGCCTTGCTGTGCCTACAGAGTCCTTCCCCGAATACTGGTTAAAATCTGCACCATCACTCAGGAGATTCAGGATGGCAAAATCATTTCTTCCCATGAGCATGTGCAGCCTTGCTTCCTTATCAGAATTGCCAGAGTTTGA